A region of Streptomyces deccanensis DNA encodes the following proteins:
- a CDS encoding PP2C family protein-serine/threonine phosphatase — translation MADTAIDYAAVFQALPGMVALLTPELVYADANEEFLRMSGRTREQVIGRYLFDVFPDNPDDPSANGMRNLAASLNRVVETGERDAMALQRYDVESAQQPGEWEERYWSPVNAPILGPDGKVVLLIHKVEEVTELIRARERAPGDRDRVMEAELYTRARELQEVNERLREAHAHEREVALALQKAMLPAPNPIGHHRVAVRYQPATDALNVCGDWYDLVDLEGVDRIGIAVGDVVGHGLAAACVMGKLRSALSAASLVADGPAQALDALGLYARSVDGAENTTAVQTCVDWDTHTITYSSAGHLPPALLCRDGTVAFLDGATDPPLGARPEHTPRPEATLDFTEGDTLVLYTDGLIERRDEDIDVSLGRLAEALTRHRRSTPELLADALLLDLLHHGRATDDTALVIIRL, via the coding sequence ATGGCGGATACGGCGATCGACTACGCGGCGGTGTTCCAGGCACTGCCGGGCATGGTGGCGCTGCTGACACCCGAGCTGGTGTACGCGGACGCGAACGAGGAGTTCCTGCGGATGTCGGGCCGCACCCGCGAGCAGGTGATCGGCCGGTACCTCTTCGACGTGTTCCCCGACAACCCCGACGACCCGTCCGCCAACGGGATGCGGAACCTGGCGGCCTCCCTGAACCGCGTGGTGGAGACCGGAGAGCGGGACGCGATGGCGCTGCAGCGCTACGACGTGGAGTCGGCGCAGCAGCCGGGGGAGTGGGAGGAGCGGTACTGGAGCCCCGTGAACGCGCCGATCCTCGGCCCCGACGGGAAGGTGGTCCTGCTGATCCACAAGGTGGAGGAGGTCACCGAACTGATCCGGGCCCGCGAGCGCGCCCCCGGTGACCGCGACCGCGTCATGGAGGCCGAGCTCTACACCCGCGCCCGCGAGCTGCAGGAGGTCAACGAACGGCTGCGCGAGGCGCACGCCCACGAACGGGAGGTCGCGCTCGCCCTGCAGAAGGCGATGCTGCCCGCGCCCAACCCGATCGGACACCATCGCGTCGCCGTCCGCTACCAGCCGGCGACGGACGCGCTGAACGTGTGCGGCGACTGGTACGACCTGGTCGACCTGGAGGGCGTCGACCGCATCGGGATCGCCGTCGGTGACGTGGTCGGTCACGGCCTGGCCGCCGCCTGCGTCATGGGCAAGCTCCGCAGTGCGCTGAGCGCGGCGTCCCTGGTGGCCGACGGCCCCGCCCAGGCGCTGGACGCGCTCGGCCTGTACGCCCGCTCCGTCGACGGCGCCGAGAACACCACCGCCGTGCAGACCTGCGTCGACTGGGACACCCACACCATCACCTACAGCAGCGCCGGCCATCTGCCGCCCGCTCTGCTGTGCCGCGACGGCACGGTCGCCTTCCTCGACGGCGCCACCGACCCGCCGCTCGGCGCCCGACCCGAACACACCCCCCGCCCCGAGGCCACCCTCGACTTCACCGAGGGCGACACGCTGGTCCTCTACACGGACGGTCTGATCGAGCGCCGCGACGAGGACATCGACGTCAGTCTCGGCCGCCTCGCCGAAGCGCTGACCCGTCATCGCCGCTCCACCCCCGAGCTCCTCGCCGACGCCCTCCTCCTCGACCTCCTCCACCACGGCCGCGCCACCGACGACACGGCCCTCGTGATCATTCGGCTGTGA
- a CDS encoding endo alpha-1,4 polygalactosaminidase, with amino-acid sequence MRRPTSAYVALLAALVASTLAGCGGASDPDPGSTSGPRWKPRPGLAWQWQLDGRVDPSADVPVYDIDGFENSAKDVARLHRDGRKVICYVNVGAWEDFRPDKADFPRSLLGEENGWAGERWLDIRQLDVLRPLMERRFDMCRDKGFDAVEPDLVEGYADDTGFPLTARDQLTYNRMIADIAHERGLAVGLKNDLAQIPELLADFDFAVNEECAQYDECARLSPFIEAGKAVFHVEYTEPRSSFCAESRRLKLSSMVKRLELGVWRQPC; translated from the coding sequence ATGAGGAGGCCGACGTCCGCGTACGTGGCGCTGCTGGCCGCCCTGGTGGCCTCGACCCTCGCGGGCTGCGGCGGCGCCTCCGACCCGGATCCCGGTTCCACGTCCGGGCCGCGTTGGAAACCCCGTCCCGGTCTCGCCTGGCAGTGGCAGCTGGACGGCAGGGTCGACCCCTCGGCGGACGTGCCCGTCTACGACATCGACGGCTTCGAGAACTCCGCGAAGGACGTGGCCCGGCTGCACCGGGACGGCCGCAAGGTCATCTGCTATGTCAACGTCGGCGCCTGGGAGGACTTCCGGCCCGACAAGGCGGACTTCCCGCGCTCCCTCCTCGGCGAGGAGAACGGCTGGGCGGGCGAACGCTGGCTGGACATACGGCAGTTGGACGTCCTGCGGCCCCTGATGGAACGCCGCTTCGACATGTGCCGCGACAAGGGCTTCGACGCGGTGGAGCCCGATCTGGTGGAGGGCTACGCCGACGACACCGGCTTCCCGCTCACCGCACGGGACCAGCTGACCTACAACCGCATGATCGCGGACATCGCCCACGAGCGGGGCCTCGCGGTGGGCCTGAAGAACGACCTGGCGCAGATCCCCGAGCTGCTCGCCGACTTCGACTTCGCGGTCAACGAGGAGTGCGCCCAGTACGACGAATGCGCGCGGCTCTCGCCCTTCATCGAGGCCGGCAAGGCCGTGTTCCACGTGGAGTACACCGAACCAAGGAGCAGCTTCTGCGCGGAGTCCCGCCGGCTGAAGCTCTCGTCGATGGTCAAACGACTGGAGCTGGGCGTGTGGCGACAGCCCTGCTGA
- a CDS encoding spherulation-specific family 4 protein, giving the protein MSLLIPLYVHPAEDPGAWHRLISAAPRTYAVVLNPANGPGDVPDPAFTAAAGALRAAGARLLGYVDTDYGVRDRAEIADDVRRHQEWYAADGCFLDQVTATPDGLPACRSLVRAVRRLGAATVVLNPGVHPAPGYARLADLTVTFEGHWSTYVSAFSRPAWAERHPPERLCHLVYGVPEALVPLAVRTAHDRGAAVCGPVTGEPPNPWAQLTPALTGTER; this is encoded by the coding sequence GTGAGCCTGCTGATCCCGCTGTACGTCCACCCGGCCGAGGACCCGGGCGCCTGGCACCGCCTGATCAGCGCGGCGCCCCGTACCTACGCCGTCGTCCTCAACCCGGCGAACGGCCCCGGCGACGTCCCCGACCCCGCGTTCACCGCGGCGGCCGGGGCGCTGCGCGCGGCCGGGGCCCGGCTGCTCGGCTATGTCGACACCGACTACGGCGTGCGCGACCGCGCCGAGATCGCCGACGACGTACGCCGTCACCAGGAGTGGTACGCGGCCGACGGCTGCTTCCTCGACCAGGTGACCGCCACCCCGGACGGCCTGCCCGCCTGCCGCAGCCTCGTCCGGGCCGTCCGCCGACTGGGCGCCGCCACCGTCGTCCTCAACCCCGGCGTCCACCCGGCCCCGGGGTACGCCCGCCTCGCCGACCTGACCGTCACCTTCGAGGGCCACTGGTCGACGTACGTGTCGGCGTTCAGCAGACCCGCCTGGGCCGAGCGCCACCCGCCCGAGCGGCTCTGCCACCTCGTCTACGGCGTCCCCGAGGCGCTCGTACCGCTCGCCGTGCGCACCGCACACGACCGGGGCGCCGCCGTCTGCGGCCCGGTGACCGGCGAACCGCCCAACCCCTGGGCCCAGTTGACGCCCGCGCTCACCGGGACGGAGCGATGA
- a CDS encoding NAD-dependent epimerase/dehydratase family protein encodes MRILVLGFTGYLGTQVVEGLRALPGALVLGGGRAPTADHAVDLATVRPAELAKTLASAAPDTVVNCAGATGGDPVTLAEVNARGPAVLCAALREAAPGARLVHLGSAAEYGPGVQDVRVTEAAATRPLAPYGATKLAGTVAVTTSGLDAVVLRVGNPVGPGAPPTSLPGRIAALLRTAGRDPEAVLPLGDLSAYRDFVDVRDVTRAVVLAATAPGPLPPVLNISGGHAVPVREMVHLLTDKAGFRGRITENATGTRASATRASDARASGDGGTGGGAGPDAVAAGRGAGGDRAGGSVRSADVSWQCSDVTAAEAALGWRPAHSLDDALTALWESGGGGGGHKDVGVPNGGGEHKAVGEPECAGERGGGEKGVRTP; translated from the coding sequence ATGCGCATTCTCGTCCTGGGCTTCACCGGCTATCTGGGCACCCAAGTCGTCGAGGGGCTGCGGGCCCTGCCGGGCGCGCTGGTCCTCGGCGGCGGCCGGGCGCCCACCGCCGACCACGCCGTCGACCTCGCCACCGTCCGCCCCGCGGAACTGGCGAAGACGCTGGCGTCGGCCGCGCCCGACACCGTGGTCAACTGCGCGGGCGCGACCGGCGGCGACCCCGTCACCCTCGCCGAGGTCAACGCCCGGGGCCCCGCCGTCCTGTGCGCGGCGCTCCGGGAGGCCGCCCCCGGCGCACGGCTGGTGCACCTGGGCTCGGCCGCCGAGTACGGGCCCGGCGTCCAGGACGTCCGGGTGACCGAGGCGGCGGCCACGCGTCCGCTCGCCCCCTACGGCGCGACCAAGCTCGCGGGCACGGTCGCCGTCACCACGTCCGGCCTGGACGCGGTGGTCCTGCGGGTCGGCAACCCCGTCGGCCCCGGGGCGCCGCCCACCAGCCTCCCCGGCCGTATCGCCGCCCTGCTCCGCACCGCGGGCCGGGACCCCGAGGCCGTTCTCCCACTCGGCGACCTCTCCGCGTACCGCGACTTCGTCGACGTCCGCGACGTCACTCGAGCGGTCGTCCTCGCCGCCACGGCCCCCGGCCCCCTGCCGCCCGTCCTCAATATCTCCGGCGGCCACGCCGTCCCGGTCCGCGAGATGGTCCACCTCCTGACCGACAAGGCGGGCTTCCGAGGACGGATCACGGAGAACGCGACGGGGACGAGGGCGTCGGCGACGAGGGCGTCGGATGCGCGGGCTTCGGGGGACGGGGGCACGGGTGGGGGCGCGGGCCCGGACGCGGTCGCGGCCGGGCGGGGGGCCGGTGGGGACCGGGCGGGCGGGTCGGTCCGGTCGGCGGATGTGTCGTGGCAGTGTTCCGATGTCACCGCCGCCGAGGCGGCCCTCGGCTGGCGGCCGGCCCACAGCCTGGACGACGCGCTCACCGCACTCTGGGAGAGCGGCGGAGGCGGCGGGGGGCACAAGGATGTCGGCGTGCCGAACGGCGGCGGGGAACACAAGGCCGTAGGCGAACCGGAGTGCGCCGGGGAACGCGGGGGCGGCGAGAAAGGTGTCCGTACGCCGTGA
- a CDS encoding nucleotidyltransferase family protein: MHAVILAGGKGVRLRPYTTALPKPLVPIGDQHAILEIVLRQLSTAGFTHVTLAIGHLGEIIRAYVGDGSQWDLTVDYAPEESPLGTMGPLLNLREKLPESFLVMNGDILTDLDYADVLRRHRESGAPLTIATYARKVHIDFGVLTTDDSKVVAFTEKPSMDYRVSMGVYGVSRSTLEGYTPGLPLGFDELVLDLIRAQNQPHAYDFDGYWLDIGRPDDYDRANAEFTTRKSLLLKGA; the protein is encoded by the coding sequence ATGCACGCAGTGATCCTGGCGGGAGGCAAGGGCGTCCGGCTGCGGCCCTACACGACCGCGCTGCCGAAACCGCTCGTCCCCATCGGCGACCAGCACGCCATCCTGGAGATCGTGCTGCGCCAGCTCTCCACGGCCGGCTTCACCCATGTCACCCTCGCCATCGGCCACCTCGGCGAGATCATCCGTGCCTACGTCGGCGACGGCTCCCAGTGGGACCTGACCGTCGACTACGCCCCCGAGGAGAGCCCGCTGGGCACCATGGGGCCGCTGCTCAACCTGCGCGAGAAGCTGCCCGAGTCGTTCCTCGTGATGAACGGCGACATCCTCACCGACCTCGACTACGCCGACGTCCTGCGCCGGCACCGGGAGTCCGGGGCGCCGCTCACCATCGCCACCTACGCCCGCAAGGTCCACATCGACTTCGGTGTCCTGACCACCGACGACAGCAAGGTCGTCGCCTTCACCGAGAAGCCGAGCATGGACTACCGCGTCTCCATGGGCGTCTACGGCGTGTCCCGCTCCACCCTGGAGGGCTACACCCCCGGACTGCCGCTGGGCTTCGACGAGTTGGTCCTCGACCTGATCAGGGCTCAGAACCAGCCGCACGCCTACGACTTCGACGGATACTGGCTGGACATAGGGCGCCCGGACGACTACGACCGGGCCAACGCCGAGTTCACCACCCGCAAGTCGCTTCTGCTCAAGGGAGCCTGA
- a CDS encoding GDP-mannose 4,6-dehydratase has protein sequence MTSAPLAAVTGAEGFIGSHLTEALVASGHRVRAMAQYNSFSSYGWLETLHPDVLDHVDIVLGDVRDPGSVRGLLDGADTAYHLAALIAIPYSYQAPHSYVDTNVTGTLNVLEAVRALGTPRLVHTSTSETYGTARTVPITEDHPINTQSPYAASKAGGDRLADSYHASFDTPVVTLRPFNTFGPRQSMRAVIPTVIGQVAAGERTITLGDLRPTRDFTFVKDTAQAFLTVGTAPAEQVVGRTFNAGTGGEISIGDLVALIGKVMDSELDVREDEARIRPANSEVMRLVADASRLTAATGWQPAHTLEQGLAHTVEFFRDPANLARYKTGIYNI, from the coding sequence TTGACCTCCGCACCGCTCGCCGCCGTCACCGGAGCCGAGGGCTTCATCGGCTCCCATCTGACCGAGGCGCTCGTCGCCTCCGGACACCGGGTCCGGGCCATGGCCCAGTACAACTCCTTCTCCTCCTACGGCTGGCTGGAGACCCTGCACCCGGACGTCCTGGACCACGTCGACATCGTCCTCGGCGACGTCCGCGACCCCGGATCGGTCCGCGGCCTCCTCGACGGCGCCGACACCGCCTACCACCTGGCCGCGCTCATCGCGATCCCGTACTCGTACCAGGCACCCCACAGCTACGTGGACACCAACGTCACCGGCACCCTCAACGTCCTGGAGGCCGTCCGAGCCCTCGGCACACCCCGCCTGGTCCACACCTCCACCAGCGAGACCTACGGCACCGCCCGGACCGTGCCGATCACCGAGGACCACCCCATCAACACCCAGTCCCCGTACGCCGCCTCGAAGGCCGGCGGCGACCGGCTCGCCGACAGCTACCACGCGAGCTTCGACACCCCCGTCGTCACCCTGAGACCCTTCAACACCTTCGGGCCCCGCCAGTCGATGCGCGCGGTGATCCCCACCGTCATTGGCCAGGTCGCGGCGGGGGAGCGGACCATCACCCTCGGCGATCTGCGCCCCACCCGGGACTTCACCTTCGTCAAGGACACCGCGCAGGCGTTCCTGACCGTCGGCACCGCACCCGCCGAACAGGTCGTGGGCCGCACCTTCAACGCCGGCACCGGCGGCGAGATCTCCATCGGTGACCTCGTCGCACTGATCGGCAAGGTCATGGACAGCGAACTCGACGTCCGCGAGGACGAGGCCCGTATCCGGCCCGCCAACTCCGAGGTGATGCGGCTCGTCGCGGACGCGAGCCGGCTGACCGCCGCCACCGGCTGGCAGCCCGCCCACACCCTGGAACAAGGCCTCGCGCACACCGTGGAGTTCTTCCGCGACCCGGCCAACCTCGCCCGCTACAAGACCGGCATCTACAACATCTGA
- the pelF gene encoding GT4 family glycosyltransferase PelF, with amino-acid sequence MPDPHDARRLGAARVTLLTEGTYPHSHGGVSVWCDQLVQGMPDLDFDVIAVTGTGREPLVWDLPAHVSRVLSVPMWGDPPEGRAPRGRARHRLTTAYERFLTALLDPGAEDGFAPALYELARAAADGTLSPFLRSDRAIAQLAAVWNRPGLAVREARPTLHDALTATSLLEHALRPLAAPTPETGVAHAVSGGVAVLPGLAALERHGVPLLLTEHGVYLRERYLGYRTAPYRWPVKAVVLGFFRLLAEETYRRAALITPGNRYNRLWEEQGGADPESIRTVYNGVDPAAFPPAGPEPETLTLSWAGRVDPIKDLETLIRAFALVRARLPHTRLRLFGGTPRGGEAYRERCEALAAELGHGDAVTFEGRVDDIKDAYAAGNVVMLSSISEGFPFTLIEAMSCGRATVSTDVGGVREAVGDTGLVVPPRDPEAMARAALDLLGDPARRRAMGEAARLRVIEQFTLRQTIDTFRSIYLELPTRERRSTTVEVPARTPAPVGTVAG; translated from the coding sequence ATGCCCGATCCCCACGACGCGCGCCGACTCGGCGCGGCGCGCGTCACTCTCCTCACCGAAGGCACCTATCCCCACAGTCACGGCGGCGTCAGCGTCTGGTGCGACCAACTCGTCCAGGGCATGCCCGACCTCGACTTCGACGTCATCGCCGTCACCGGCACCGGACGCGAACCCCTCGTCTGGGACCTGCCCGCCCATGTCTCCCGTGTGCTGTCCGTCCCCATGTGGGGCGACCCGCCCGAGGGCCGCGCGCCCCGGGGCCGAGCCCGCCACCGACTCACCACCGCCTACGAACGGTTCCTCACCGCCCTGCTCGACCCGGGCGCCGAGGACGGCTTCGCCCCCGCCCTGTACGAGCTGGCCCGGGCCGCCGCGGACGGCACCCTCAGCCCCTTCCTGCGCTCGGACCGGGCGATCGCCCAGCTGGCCGCCGTCTGGAACCGCCCCGGCCTCGCCGTCCGCGAGGCCCGGCCCACCCTGCACGACGCGCTCACCGCGACCTCCCTGCTCGAACACGCCCTGCGCCCGCTCGCCGCACCGACGCCCGAGACCGGTGTCGCCCACGCGGTCAGCGGCGGCGTCGCCGTCCTCCCGGGCCTCGCCGCCCTCGAACGGCACGGCGTACCGCTGCTGTTGACCGAACACGGCGTCTATCTGCGCGAGCGCTACCTCGGCTACCGCACCGCCCCCTACCGCTGGCCGGTGAAGGCGGTCGTCCTCGGGTTCTTCCGCCTTCTCGCCGAGGAGACCTACCGCAGGGCCGCCCTGATCACCCCAGGCAACCGCTACAACCGGCTCTGGGAGGAGCAGGGCGGCGCCGACCCCGAGTCGATCCGTACGGTCTACAACGGCGTCGACCCCGCCGCGTTCCCGCCCGCCGGGCCCGAGCCGGAGACGCTCACCCTCAGCTGGGCGGGCCGCGTCGACCCCATCAAGGACCTGGAGACCCTCATCCGCGCCTTCGCGCTGGTCCGGGCCCGACTCCCGCACACACGGCTGCGGTTGTTCGGCGGCACGCCGCGCGGCGGCGAGGCCTACCGGGAACGCTGCGAGGCCCTCGCCGCCGAGCTGGGCCACGGCGACGCCGTCACCTTCGAAGGCCGGGTCGACGACATCAAGGACGCCTACGCGGCCGGCAACGTCGTGATGCTCTCCAGCATCAGCGAGGGCTTCCCGTTCACCCTCATCGAGGCCATGTCGTGCGGGCGGGCCACCGTCTCCACCGACGTGGGGGGCGTGCGCGAGGCCGTCGGCGACACCGGGCTCGTGGTGCCGCCGCGCGACCCGGAGGCGATGGCGCGGGCCGCGCTCGACCTGCTGGGCGACCCGGCACGCCGCAGGGCCATGGGGGAGGCGGCCCGGCTCCGGGTGATCGAACAGTTCACCCTCCGCCAGACCATCGACACCTTCCGCTCCATCTACCTCGAACTCCCCACCCGGGAAAGGCGGTCGACGACCGTCGAGGTCCCGGCGCGGACACCCGCCCCGGTCGGCACGGTGGCCGGATGA
- a CDS encoding M4 family metallopeptidase, giving the protein MAVPGGRPPPVSDAGANGGTVGRSGASSERRSRTSGARRYGVSGAAALIGVAALVVSAVPAGAATGAATPPPSPGEVIPGQRTATPALVEGLEEPAPDATDAVAAARAHLAEQEDRYRIADPRRDLEPAGTLTTGDGHEIVRLRQEHRGVPVLGGQYVVRMERRDGERVVTGTSGRYFTGLRADTTATGVDDALAVERAVDAVLSELRERDFTAYEENGGDGGEEGGAEDGHPLTGTSNGLVVLPSGTGVLTRHVTVRGESPAGGEPVLREVYVDADAGYPVLQYSGIRTFGAPGAAAEGNAAGRVDGAGRVDTAGRAAAAGSGVTLGGRTVGLEVTLDEIRGAHVLRDTSRVDEETGRPVLSTWDARGRQVTDVAGVWPADMGEFASPGPDFGAEATEAGAVDAHWAAGQVFDWFKGKQGRNSLDGRGMSVDSLVGVTDYGEPYVNAFWDGTKMVYGTGDAEYLPLSAGLDVVGHEMTHGVVDHSADLVYAGQSGALNEAFADYFGNAIETDVYGVSMDDPDAGLLGERLCRTKAPSECALRDLNDGRTTAKSFLGVGFGTDNGGVHLNSTIFSGALWDIREDLGATLTDRVVYKALTEYLTPLDGFTQGRDAVVAAAGALGVEGQELNAVRRAFNAHGIVANWELALGVDSDPLLERVNTTDSRLGAGGDWWVASSSNEAGTEAYSVWAGRADGSGRLRLMSPNDGRYHVDPATDGKTVVWAAYGSGPVEVLARPIAGGPVRKLWSGRGVGHSIDVEGDTVAFEHHNHGGRRGVTYLSLKDPAAKVSVGGGTYRRASFPSLSDGRVVYQDYRRVRASYAYSTRIIDVATGEDTLLHGSEATTSLGPTAVNGRYAYWLANEVRNDGRTLLRRSALDGSGVVDLSPESGPNSLNVSDVTASEDTVTATARTGDTAIRNESLAKLWQFPGDAGQRVRVSCNRGEQLSAAAATGTRVIWLDATTGVSSVVTRARPTGRCETGLSSAGAAMP; this is encoded by the coding sequence ATGGCCGTGCCCGGCGGTCGACCACCGCCGGTTTCCGATGCTGGGGCGAATGGGGGCACTGTGGGCCGGTCCGGAGCGAGTTCGGAGAGACGGTCGAGGACATCGGGGGCGCGTCGGTACGGCGTGTCGGGTGCGGCGGCGCTGATCGGCGTCGCCGCACTCGTCGTGTCGGCGGTGCCCGCCGGCGCGGCGACGGGGGCGGCGACACCGCCACCGAGCCCGGGAGAGGTGATACCGGGGCAGCGGACGGCGACACCGGCGCTGGTGGAGGGCCTCGAGGAGCCTGCCCCGGACGCCACGGACGCGGTGGCCGCGGCCCGCGCCCACCTCGCCGAACAGGAGGACCGCTACCGGATCGCGGATCCGCGGCGCGACCTGGAACCGGCGGGCACCCTCACGACGGGCGACGGGCACGAGATCGTACGGCTGCGGCAGGAGCACCGTGGCGTGCCGGTGCTGGGCGGCCAGTACGTCGTACGCATGGAGCGGCGGGACGGCGAACGGGTCGTCACCGGCACGTCCGGCAGGTACTTCACGGGCCTGCGGGCCGACACCACAGCCACCGGGGTGGACGACGCGCTCGCCGTCGAACGGGCTGTCGACGCCGTCCTGTCCGAGCTGCGGGAACGGGACTTCACCGCGTACGAGGAGAACGGCGGGGACGGTGGCGAGGAGGGCGGCGCGGAGGACGGGCATCCGCTCACCGGCACCTCGAACGGCCTGGTCGTCCTGCCCTCCGGCACCGGAGTCCTCACCCGGCACGTCACCGTCCGGGGCGAGAGCCCGGCGGGCGGTGAGCCGGTGCTGCGGGAGGTCTACGTCGACGCCGACGCCGGGTATCCGGTCCTGCAGTACAGCGGGATCAGGACGTTCGGCGCGCCCGGGGCGGCCGCCGAGGGGAACGCGGCCGGGCGGGTGGATGGGGCCGGGCGGGTCGATACGGCCGGGCGGGCCGCCGCCGCGGGCTCCGGCGTCACGCTGGGCGGCCGGACCGTGGGCCTGGAGGTGACCCTGGACGAGATCCGCGGCGCGCATGTCCTGCGCGACACGTCGCGGGTCGACGAGGAGACCGGGCGTCCCGTCCTGTCGACCTGGGACGCGCGCGGCAGGCAGGTCACCGACGTGGCCGGCGTATGGCCCGCGGACATGGGGGAATTCGCCTCGCCCGGCCCGGACTTCGGAGCGGAGGCGACCGAGGCGGGCGCGGTGGACGCGCACTGGGCCGCCGGGCAGGTGTTCGACTGGTTCAAGGGCAAGCAGGGCCGGAACAGCCTCGACGGGCGCGGCATGTCGGTCGACTCCCTCGTGGGCGTGACCGACTACGGGGAGCCGTACGTCAACGCCTTCTGGGACGGCACGAAGATGGTCTACGGCACGGGCGACGCCGAGTACCTCCCGCTCTCCGCCGGGCTGGACGTCGTCGGGCACGAGATGACCCACGGCGTCGTCGACCACTCCGCCGACCTCGTCTACGCGGGTCAGTCGGGCGCCCTGAACGAGGCGTTCGCGGACTACTTCGGCAACGCCATCGAGACGGACGTGTACGGCGTCTCCATGGACGACCCGGACGCCGGACTCCTGGGCGAGCGGCTGTGCCGTACGAAGGCCCCGTCCGAGTGCGCCCTGCGCGACCTGAACGACGGGCGGACCACGGCCAAGTCCTTCCTCGGGGTCGGGTTCGGCACGGACAACGGCGGCGTCCACCTCAACTCCACCATCTTCTCCGGGGCGTTGTGGGACATCCGCGAGGATCTCGGCGCCACGCTCACCGACCGCGTCGTGTACAAGGCGCTCACCGAGTACCTCACCCCCCTCGACGGGTTCACCCAGGGCCGGGACGCGGTGGTCGCCGCCGCCGGGGCCCTCGGGGTGGAGGGGCAGGAACTGAACGCGGTGCGGCGGGCGTTCAACGCCCACGGCATCGTCGCCAACTGGGAACTCGCCCTGGGCGTCGACTCCGACCCGCTGCTGGAACGCGTCAACACCACCGACTCCCGCCTGGGCGCGGGCGGCGACTGGTGGGTGGCCTCCTCCTCGAACGAGGCGGGCACCGAGGCGTACTCCGTGTGGGCCGGGCGCGCCGACGGCTCCGGACGGCTGCGGCTGATGAGCCCCAACGACGGCCGCTACCACGTCGATCCGGCGACCGACGGGAAGACGGTGGTGTGGGCGGCGTACGGTTCCGGTCCCGTGGAGGTCCTCGCGCGGCCGATCGCGGGCGGTCCCGTCCGCAAGCTGTGGTCCGGCCGGGGCGTCGGCCACTCGATCGACGTCGAGGGCGACACGGTGGCCTTCGAGCACCACAACCACGGCGGGCGCCGGGGCGTGACGTATCTGAGCCTGAAGGACCCGGCGGCCAAGGTCTCCGTCGGCGGCGGCACGTATCGCCGGGCGTCGTTCCCGTCGCTGAGCGACGGACGGGTCGTCTACCAGGACTACCGGCGCGTGCGGGCGTCGTACGCGTACTCGACGCGGATCATCGACGTCGCGACCGGTGAGGACACGCTACTGCACGGGTCGGAGGCGACCACGAGCCTCGGCCCGACCGCCGTGAACGGCCGTTACGCCTACTGGCTCGCCAACGAGGTCCGGAACGACGGCAGGACACTGCTGAGGCGCTCCGCCCTGGACGGTTCCGGTGTGGTGGACCTGAGCCCGGAGAGCGGCCCGAACTCCCTCAACGTCTCCGACGTGACGGCGTCCGAGGACACGGTCACCGCGACCGCCCGCACGGGCGACACCGCGATCCGCAACGAGTCCCTCGCCAAACTGTGGCAGTTCCCCGGCGACGCGGGACAGCGCGTCCGTGTGTCCTGCAACCGCGGGGAGCAACTGTCCGCCGCCGCGGCCACCGGCACCCGGGTGATCTGGCTCGACGCCACCACCGGCGTCAGCAGCGTGGTGACACGGGCCCGCCCGACCGGCAGGTGCGAGACCGGGCTGTCGTCGGCCGGGGCGGCCATGCCCTGA